A region from the Sandaracinus amylolyticus genome encodes:
- a CDS encoding Maf family protein, translating into MTLVLASASPRRREILTTLGVAFEVRPSNADETQHEGEPARAYVQRVAAAKALEIASACEAGRWVLGADTIVVVDGELLGKPESDAAARGMLRMLAGRWHEVITGVALARDGAIVETIAVTTRVAFRPLTVDMVERYVATGEGRDKAGAYGAQGIASGFVRGIEGSHSNVIGLPAAETIELLEKHGVIAPWPGTAR; encoded by the coding sequence ATGACGCTGGTGCTCGCGTCGGCGTCGCCGCGGCGCCGCGAGATCCTGACGACGCTCGGCGTCGCGTTCGAGGTTCGCCCGAGCAACGCCGACGAGACGCAGCACGAGGGCGAGCCGGCGCGGGCGTACGTGCAGCGTGTCGCCGCGGCGAAGGCGCTCGAGATCGCGAGCGCGTGCGAGGCTGGTCGCTGGGTGCTCGGCGCGGACACGATCGTGGTCGTCGACGGCGAGCTGCTCGGTAAGCCGGAGAGCGACGCGGCGGCGCGCGGGATGCTGCGCATGCTCGCGGGGCGCTGGCACGAGGTGATCACCGGGGTCGCGCTCGCGCGTGATGGCGCGATCGTGGAGACGATCGCGGTGACCACGCGCGTCGCGTTCCGGCCGCTCACCGTCGACATGGTCGAGCGCTACGTCGCGACGGGCGAGGGGCGCGACAAAGCGGGGGCGTACGGGGCGCAGGGCATCGCGTCGGGGTTCGTGCGCGGCATCGAGGGCTCGCACTCGAACGTGATCGGGCTGCCCGCGGCGGAGACGATCGAGCTGCTCGAGAAGCACGGCGTGATCGCGCCGTGGCCGGGGACCGCGCGATGA
- a CDS encoding YheT family hydrolase — MTPRARFAFDPRTIDTTGVRRELHGHYWTLGSFVRGMVRPEAPLIDVPFSTTLVDAISGPVELSGRLAVPAGGARDAVVVLHGLGGDVTSRYMLLAARAALDAGMACLRLHMRGADRRGADVYHAGLTDDLDAALRSEALAGYERLYVIGYSLGGHVTLRWAAGHALEHPRVRAVAAICPPVDLAAGVRAIQRIDRRPYQFHVLRGLKEQYAAVAARHGERTRIAPIRVEQVRRIRTIVEWDDWVIAPRYGFRSADHYYEQAAVGPHLRAIGKPALFVAADADPMIPETTVRPALARISEHVRVVWTGRGGHVGFPDDVSLGLAPRREGDLGVEPEVVAWLRAQ; from the coding sequence GTGACGCCGCGCGCGCGCTTCGCGTTCGACCCGCGCACGATCGACACCACGGGCGTCCGGCGCGAGCTCCACGGGCACTACTGGACGTTGGGCAGCTTCGTGCGCGGCATGGTCCGCCCCGAGGCGCCCCTGATCGACGTGCCGTTCTCGACGACGCTCGTCGACGCGATCTCGGGGCCGGTCGAGCTGAGCGGTCGGCTCGCAGTGCCCGCGGGCGGCGCGCGCGACGCGGTCGTGGTGCTCCACGGGCTCGGTGGTGACGTCACGAGCCGCTACATGTTGCTCGCCGCGCGCGCGGCGCTCGACGCAGGCATGGCGTGCCTGCGCCTCCACATGCGCGGCGCCGATCGTCGCGGCGCGGACGTCTACCACGCCGGGCTCACCGACGATCTCGACGCGGCGCTGCGCAGCGAAGCGCTCGCGGGCTACGAGCGTCTCTACGTGATCGGGTACTCGCTCGGCGGTCACGTGACGCTGCGCTGGGCCGCAGGGCACGCGCTCGAGCATCCGCGCGTGCGCGCCGTCGCCGCGATCTGCCCGCCGGTCGATCTCGCCGCGGGCGTGCGCGCGATCCAGCGCATCGATCGCCGCCCGTACCAGTTCCACGTGCTGCGCGGGCTCAAGGAGCAGTACGCCGCGGTCGCCGCGCGACACGGCGAGCGCACGCGCATCGCGCCGATCCGCGTCGAGCAGGTGCGCCGGATTCGCACCATCGTCGAGTGGGACGACTGGGTGATCGCGCCGCGCTACGGATTCCGGAGCGCCGATCACTACTACGAGCAGGCGGCGGTCGGCCCGCACCTGCGCGCGATCGGCAAGCCCGCGCTCTTCGTCGCGGCGGACGCCGATCCGATGATCCCCGAGACGACGGTGCGCCCCGCGCTCGCGCGCATCAGCGAGCACGTGCGCGTGGTGTGGACCGGCCGCGGCGGGCACGTGGGGTTCCCCGACGACGTGTCGCTCGGGCTCGCCCCCCGTCGCGAGGGCGATCTCGGCGTCGAGCCCGAGGTCGTCGCGTGGCTGCGCGCGCAGTAG
- a CDS encoding serine/threonine-protein kinase produces MLTPPGRGGEPGPSSEMQSAISRLVGSLVAGKYRVKRLLGHGGMGSVYKAENVAIGRTVALKVLHTHLADDGVTLARFQREARLAASAGHDHIVEILDMGVEPSGAPYIVMEYVRGQSLGKLLASEPPFEVERAARVAGGILAALSAVHTRGIVHRDLKPENVMLTTKGGQSDFVKLFDFGISTFVEAALDPSGPLDLTPSGRTMGTPFYASPEQISGERGRDARVDIWAVGVLLYQMLVGKKPFEGRNFPELCRAILESTPVHPGAIRPELPEALDAVVMRALEKDPAQRFQSASAMAAALVPFGAVPLTDEPEPTDTFTWDMRELRAREAVLQSAGTRPASDPPGGVEGSAAVRGEVLGALLDFLRDRLGGPRFERLIDDTEPSVRGVLRARLDPVAWYPGSALCVLEIADRSYAGGDRRLIADAGRSLARRSIGRDPGALVRTVTPELLFAMTADLWRRFFAGGEPKVTTASRGLGRLEIRGGTNGGLVRAVAMMGFLDEALTTAGARDVDVRLASAAALGDPADVYEATWSS; encoded by the coding sequence ATGCTGACCCCTCCAGGCAGGGGCGGCGAGCCCGGTCCTTCATCCGAGATGCAGAGCGCGATCTCGCGGCTGGTGGGCAGCCTCGTCGCCGGCAAGTACCGCGTGAAGCGGCTGCTCGGTCACGGCGGGATGGGGAGCGTCTACAAGGCCGAGAACGTCGCGATCGGGCGCACGGTCGCGCTCAAGGTGCTGCACACGCACCTCGCGGACGACGGCGTCACGCTCGCGCGCTTCCAGCGTGAGGCGCGCCTCGCGGCGAGCGCGGGGCACGACCACATCGTCGAGATCCTCGACATGGGCGTCGAGCCCTCGGGCGCGCCGTACATCGTGATGGAGTACGTGCGCGGGCAGAGCCTCGGGAAGCTGCTCGCGAGCGAGCCGCCCTTCGAGGTCGAGCGCGCGGCGCGTGTCGCGGGCGGCATTCTCGCGGCGCTCAGCGCGGTGCACACGCGCGGCATCGTGCATCGCGACCTCAAGCCCGAGAACGTGATGCTCACGACGAAGGGCGGGCAGAGCGACTTCGTGAAGCTCTTCGACTTCGGCATCTCGACGTTCGTCGAGGCCGCGCTCGATCCCTCGGGCCCGCTCGATCTCACGCCGAGCGGCCGCACGATGGGCACGCCGTTCTACGCGAGCCCCGAGCAGATCTCGGGGGAGCGCGGGCGCGATGCGCGCGTCGACATCTGGGCGGTCGGCGTGCTGCTCTACCAGATGCTCGTCGGGAAGAAGCCCTTCGAGGGCCGCAATTTCCCGGAGCTGTGCCGTGCGATCCTCGAGAGCACGCCCGTGCATCCGGGCGCGATCCGCCCCGAGCTGCCCGAGGCGCTCGACGCGGTGGTGATGCGCGCGCTCGAGAAGGATCCTGCGCAGCGCTTCCAGAGCGCGAGCGCGATGGCCGCGGCGCTCGTCCCGTTCGGCGCGGTGCCGCTCACCGACGAGCCCGAGCCGACCGACACGTTCACGTGGGACATGCGCGAGCTGCGCGCGCGCGAGGCCGTGCTGCAGAGCGCGGGCACGCGTCCCGCGAGCGACCCGCCGGGCGGCGTCGAGGGCTCGGCGGCCGTGCGCGGCGAGGTGCTCGGAGCGCTGCTCGACTTCTTGCGCGACCGCCTCGGTGGCCCGCGCTTCGAGCGGCTGATCGACGACACCGAGCCCAGCGTGCGCGGCGTGCTGCGCGCGCGGCTCGATCCCGTCGCGTGGTACCCGGGCAGCGCGCTGTGCGTGCTCGAGATCGCGGATCGCAGCTACGCGGGCGGTGATCGTCGGCTGATCGCGGACGCGGGCCGCTCGCTCGCGCGGCGCTCGATCGGGCGCGATCCCGGCGCGCTGGTGCGCACCGTGACGCCCGAGCTGCTCTTCGCGATGACCGCGGACCTGTGGCGACGCTTCTTCGCGGGCGGCGAGCCGAAGGTGACGACGGCATCGCGCGGCCTCGGTCGCCTCGAGATCCGCGGCGGCACGAATGGCGGGCTCGTTCGCGCGGTGGCGATGATGGGCTTCCTCGACGAGGCGCTGACGACCGCGGGCGCGCGCGACGTCGACGTCCGGCTCGCATCGGCGGCAGCGCTCGGCGATCCCGCCGACGTCTACGAAGCGACCTGGTCGAGCTGA
- a CDS encoding CaiB/BaiF CoA transferase family protein has product MSRRPLDGVRVLELGQLLAGPWAATMLAYFGADVIKVEPPGGDPIRTWRVVEDGTSLWWRSLARNKRSVVIDLRHDEGRALVKQLAATSDVLIENFRPGTMEQWGLGPDDLRASSPRLVYARVSGFGQTGPHAHRPGYASVAEAVGGLRSVTGFPDRPPARANVSLGDSLAGIHAALGIVMALYERDAQGGTGQTIDVALTESIVSVLESMIPEADRGVVRERAGTTVTGIVPSNTYPTRDGKWVVIGANSESNFQRLMRAIERPDLEGLRGNPARVARQAELDEAIATWTRTRSADEIVRVLEDAAVPAGPIQDARDLLHDPQLQARGMLEHVEVDGRSLTIPAIAPKLDGTPGRTEWPGGALGAHTREVLRERLAMHDDAIDALVARGVIAE; this is encoded by the coding sequence GTGAGCCGGCGCCCGCTCGACGGCGTGCGCGTGCTCGAGCTCGGGCAGCTCCTCGCGGGGCCCTGGGCCGCGACGATGCTCGCGTACTTCGGCGCCGACGTGATCAAGGTCGAGCCGCCGGGCGGCGATCCGATCCGCACCTGGCGCGTGGTCGAGGACGGCACGTCGCTCTGGTGGCGCAGCCTCGCGCGCAACAAGCGCAGCGTGGTGATCGATCTGCGCCACGACGAAGGTCGCGCGCTCGTGAAGCAGCTCGCCGCGACGAGCGACGTGCTGATCGAGAACTTCCGGCCCGGCACGATGGAGCAGTGGGGGCTCGGCCCCGACGATCTGCGCGCGTCGAGTCCGCGCCTCGTCTACGCGCGCGTCTCGGGCTTCGGGCAGACGGGCCCGCACGCGCATCGGCCCGGGTACGCGTCGGTCGCCGAGGCCGTCGGCGGGCTGCGCTCGGTGACCGGATTCCCCGATCGTCCGCCGGCGCGCGCGAACGTGAGCCTGGGCGACTCGCTCGCGGGCATCCACGCGGCGCTCGGGATCGTGATGGCGCTCTACGAGCGGGATGCGCAGGGCGGCACCGGTCAGACGATCGACGTCGCGCTCACCGAGTCCATCGTGAGCGTGCTCGAGTCGATGATCCCCGAGGCCGATCGCGGCGTGGTGCGCGAGCGCGCGGGCACGACGGTGACCGGCATCGTCCCGTCGAACACGTACCCGACGCGCGACGGCAAGTGGGTCGTGATCGGCGCGAACAGCGAGTCGAACTTCCAGCGCCTGATGCGCGCGATCGAGCGCCCGGATCTCGAAGGGCTGCGCGGCAACCCTGCGCGCGTCGCGCGACAGGCGGAGCTCGACGAGGCGATCGCGACGTGGACGCGCACGCGGAGCGCCGACGAGATCGTGCGCGTGCTCGAGGACGCCGCCGTGCCAGCCGGTCCGATCCAGGACGCGCGCGACCTGCTGCACGATCCGCAGCTGCAAGCGCGCGGCATGCTCGAGCACGTGGAGGTCGACGGTCGCTCGCTCACGATCCCCGCGATCGCGCCGAAGCTCGATGGAACGCCGGGGCGCACGGAGTGGCCCGGCGGCGCGCTCGGCGCGCACACGCGCGAGGTGCTGCGCGAGCGCCTCGCGATGCACGACGACGCGATCGACGCGCTCGTCGCCCGCGGTGTGATCGCCGAGTAG
- a CDS encoding DUF2845 domain-containing protein gives MARWLSLLALVASPFLFDGTAHALRCGTRLVVTGDPIHYVRSICGDPASITTSTVSRTRTVGSRIVAGTVIADSVTVTVAIETWIYDFGPRRFMEELTFEDGTLVRQRPLSYGTRTAIDPPVRRMHERVAIVDRRRTIV, from the coding sequence ATGGCCCGCTGGCTCTCGCTCCTCGCCCTCGTCGCATCACCGTTCCTGTTCGACGGCACCGCCCACGCGCTCCGTTGCGGAACGCGGCTCGTCGTGACCGGCGACCCCATCCACTACGTGCGCTCGATCTGCGGCGACCCGGCGTCGATCACGACGAGCACGGTCTCGCGCACCCGCACCGTCGGGAGCCGCATCGTCGCGGGCACGGTCATCGCCGACAGCGTGACCGTCACCGTCGCGATCGAGACGTGGATCTACGACTTCGGCCCGCGGCGCTTCATGGAGGAGCTGACGTTCGAGGACGGCACGCTCGTCCGCCAGCGTCCGCTCAGCTACGGGACGCGCACCGCGATCGATCCGCCCGTGCGCCGCATGCACGAGCGCGTCGCGATCGTCGATCGACGTCGCACGATCGTCTGA
- a CDS encoding YggS family pyridoxal phosphate-dependent enzyme, protein MSDVAARLAAVRARIDAACARCGRDPASVALVAVSKTQGADAVRAAYDAGQRVFGENYVQELVEKARALEDLTELRWHFIGHLQRNKAKDVASVARCVETVDSVRLVEAIAKRVDASTPLEVMLQVNVGGEAQKSGCTPAELPALIDAVRATPLVLRGLMTVPPLGQEPEASRPHFRALRELAQQHGLRELSMGMSADLEVAIEEGATIVRVGTAIFGARA, encoded by the coding sequence ATGAGCGACGTCGCGGCGCGGCTCGCGGCCGTGCGCGCGCGGATCGACGCGGCGTGCGCGCGATGCGGGCGCGATCCTGCGAGCGTCGCGCTCGTCGCGGTCAGCAAGACGCAGGGCGCGGATGCGGTGCGCGCGGCGTACGACGCGGGCCAGCGCGTGTTCGGCGAGAACTACGTACAGGAGCTCGTCGAGAAGGCGAGGGCGCTCGAGGATCTCACCGAGCTGCGCTGGCACTTCATCGGGCACCTCCAGCGCAACAAGGCGAAGGACGTCGCGTCGGTCGCGCGATGCGTCGAGACCGTGGACTCGGTGCGCCTCGTCGAGGCGATCGCGAAGCGCGTCGACGCGAGCACGCCGCTCGAGGTGATGCTCCAGGTCAACGTCGGCGGCGAGGCGCAGAAGTCGGGCTGCACGCCCGCCGAGCTGCCCGCGCTCATCGACGCGGTGCGCGCGACGCCGCTGGTGCTGCGCGGGCTGATGACGGTGCCGCCGCTCGGCCAGGAGCCGGAGGCGTCGCGCCCGCACTTCCGCGCGCTGCGCGAGCTCGCGCAGCAGCACGGGCTGCGCGAGCTCTCGATGGGCATGAGCGCGGACCTCGAGGTCGCGATCGAAGAGGGCGCGACCATCGTGCGCGTCGGCACCGCGATCTTCGGCGCGCGCGCGTGA
- a CDS encoding helix-turn-helix domain-containing protein codes for MAGQNADSRGGRERGDATLPSAPPEVDLFREPGDDDDAPRDRRDARHEAEGERTTPRVRPACTIAVGGSKGGVGTSVVAANLALYLASIGRRVLLVDADPGGANLHTLVGAPSPTRPRADNRAVGRPVDTQIQGLRLLWGALDEGLRGRRGGGRRKLARAVESAEADYVVLDLGKCTSRGGIDALLSADLSLILTLPEPTALESAYRFVRRAFLRYLHRSVIDQPTRLALMQKARELGGAPAPLDLWRTLEDDGDPLAEVVRDAMERFHPNLVISQTRLRADLELGDQVRSAARRRLGIGIEYLGHVEYDDTVWSCVRARRLLLIESPGTKASKNVEKIARRLLALQTGKRKPPARTVPPESHHDLLEVDRGATDEEVRRAFKRVRDIYAEDALACYSLFEPHELEVLRARLEEAYDVLLDPVRRKPYELSVFPPSEEHEEPVPARMSHNEPLPPPPELTPDTDYTGALLRAVRESQGISLRDVSARTKVGLPYLEAIEGDAFDALPAPVYVRGFVTEIAKALKLDAAQVARTYVRRYRRHLEERGKSA; via the coding sequence ATGGCGGGCCAGAACGCGGACTCGCGCGGTGGGCGCGAGCGCGGCGACGCGACGCTCCCCAGCGCACCTCCCGAGGTCGACCTCTTCCGCGAGCCGGGCGACGACGACGACGCGCCGCGCGATCGCCGCGACGCACGTCACGAAGCAGAGGGCGAGCGCACCACGCCGCGCGTGCGTCCGGCGTGCACCATCGCGGTCGGCGGCAGCAAGGGAGGCGTCGGCACGAGCGTCGTCGCCGCGAACCTCGCGCTCTACCTCGCGAGCATCGGGCGCCGCGTGTTGCTCGTCGACGCCGATCCCGGCGGCGCGAACCTCCACACGCTCGTCGGAGCGCCGAGCCCGACGCGCCCGCGCGCCGACAATCGTGCGGTCGGTCGTCCCGTCGACACGCAGATCCAGGGGCTGCGCTTGCTCTGGGGCGCGCTCGACGAGGGCCTGCGCGGTCGTCGCGGTGGTGGTCGTCGCAAGCTCGCGCGCGCCGTCGAGAGCGCCGAGGCCGACTACGTCGTGCTCGACCTCGGCAAGTGCACGAGCCGCGGCGGCATCGATGCGCTGCTGAGCGCGGACCTCTCGCTGATCCTCACGCTGCCCGAGCCGACCGCGCTCGAGAGCGCGTATCGCTTCGTGCGCCGCGCATTCCTGCGCTACCTGCACCGCAGCGTGATCGATCAGCCCACGCGCCTCGCGCTGATGCAGAAGGCGCGTGAGCTCGGAGGCGCGCCCGCGCCGCTCGATCTCTGGCGCACGCTCGAGGACGACGGCGATCCGCTCGCGGAGGTCGTGCGCGACGCGATGGAGCGCTTCCATCCGAACCTCGTGATCAGCCAGACGCGTCTGCGCGCCGATCTCGAGCTCGGCGATCAGGTGCGCAGCGCCGCGCGTCGCCGCCTCGGCATCGGCATCGAGTACCTCGGGCACGTCGAGTACGACGACACGGTGTGGAGCTGCGTGCGCGCGCGGCGTCTGTTGCTCATCGAGAGCCCGGGCACGAAGGCGAGCAAGAACGTCGAGAAGATCGCGCGTCGACTGCTCGCGCTGCAGACCGGCAAGCGCAAGCCTCCGGCGCGCACGGTGCCGCCCGAGAGCCACCACGACCTGCTCGAGGTCGATCGCGGCGCGACCGACGAAGAGGTGCGCCGCGCGTTCAAGCGGGTGCGCGACATCTACGCCGAGGACGCGCTCGCGTGTTACTCGCTGTTCGAGCCGCACGAGCTCGAGGTGCTGCGCGCGCGCCTCGAAGAGGCGTACGACGTGCTGCTCGATCCGGTGCGCCGGAAGCCCTACGAGCTCTCGGTGTTCCCGCCGTCCGAGGAGCACGAGGAGCCGGTCCCCGCGCGCATGTCGCACAACGAGCCGCTCCCGCCTCCGCCCGAGCTGACGCCCGACACCGACTACACGGGCGCGCTGCTGCGCGCCGTGCGCGAGTCGCAGGGCATCTCGCTGCGCGACGTCAGCGCGCGCACGAAGGTCGGGCTCCCGTACCTCGAGGCGATCGAGGGCGACGCGTTCGACGCGCTGCCCGCGCCGGTCTACGTGCGCGGCTTCGTCACCGAGATCGCGAAGGCACTGAAGCTCGACGCGGCGCAGGTCGCGCGCACGTACGTCCGGCGCTATCGACGTCACCTCGAGGAGCGAGGGAAGAGCGCATGA
- a CDS encoding HNH endonuclease: protein MPKPGRAAKTGLAAPVLVLNRSFQPVRITTARHGFTLLYLGRARALDRAYEPHDFSQWASLSSSHEVHDGDEFVGTPRGRIRVPRVLLLSGYNRVPHAPLRLSRRNIFLRDSFTCQYCGRRPGTRELNLDHVMPRSRGGRSTWENLVTSCRDCNLRKGWATPDEAGMLLRSRPVRPGWSTALVMAAPTRRYVEWEPFLAGIETPVFPEDDDIEAAEE from the coding sequence GTGCCCAAGCCGGGTCGCGCCGCGAAGACCGGCCTCGCCGCGCCGGTGCTCGTGCTCAACCGCAGCTTCCAGCCGGTGCGCATCACGACCGCGCGCCACGGCTTCACGCTGCTCTATCTCGGTCGCGCGCGCGCGCTCGATCGTGCGTACGAGCCCCACGACTTCTCGCAGTGGGCCTCGCTGTCGTCCTCGCACGAGGTGCACGACGGCGACGAGTTCGTCGGGACGCCGCGCGGCCGCATCCGCGTCCCGCGCGTGCTCCTGCTCTCGGGCTACAACCGCGTGCCGCACGCGCCGCTGCGCCTCTCGCGCCGCAACATCTTCCTGCGCGACTCGTTCACGTGTCAGTACTGCGGGCGCCGGCCGGGCACGCGCGAGCTCAACCTCGATCACGTGATGCCGCGATCGCGCGGTGGTCGCTCGACGTGGGAGAACCTCGTGACGTCGTGCCGCGACTGCAACCTGCGCAAGGGCTGGGCGACGCCCGACGAGGCCGGGATGCTGCTGCGCTCGCGACCGGTGCGACCGGGCTGGAGCACCGCGCTCGTGATGGCCGCGCCGACGCGTCGCTACGTCGAGTGGGAGCCCTTCCTCGCGGGGATCGAGACGCCGGTGTTCCCGGAGGACGACGACATCGAGGCCGCCGAGGAGTAG
- a CDS encoding aldo/keto reductase: protein MEYRRLGSSGLEVSELCLGAMTFGEPDEKSFMHGVGASEETSFAIMDAALDAGVNFVDTADVYGQDGLSERIVGRWMKERGTRDRTVLATKFRFRMGDGPNGTGASRLRIVRTVEDSLRRLQTDRIDLYQIHMQDVEVPEEETLRALDDLVRAGKVLYLGCSNYAAYRLVESLWTSDARRLERFVSLQAQYSLLVRDLEREHVPLCEKFGLGILPWSPLAGGFLSGKYERGQGAGEGSRFASSRWTSNLARYDNDRGWRTVDAVKQIARELGTTPTAVSLAWLLAKPAVTSVIFGARTIDQLKGNLAASGLRLPADAIKTLDDASAFELGYPYDFAQRIQGRW from the coding sequence ATGGAATATCGCCGTCTCGGTTCGAGCGGGCTGGAGGTCTCGGAGCTCTGCCTCGGTGCGATGACGTTCGGCGAGCCGGACGAGAAGTCGTTCATGCACGGCGTCGGCGCGAGCGAGGAGACCAGCTTCGCCATCATGGACGCCGCGCTCGACGCGGGCGTCAACTTCGTCGACACCGCCGACGTGTACGGCCAGGACGGGCTCAGCGAGCGCATCGTCGGTCGGTGGATGAAGGAGCGCGGCACGCGCGATCGCACCGTGCTCGCGACGAAGTTTCGGTTCCGCATGGGCGACGGCCCGAACGGCACCGGCGCGTCGCGGCTGCGCATCGTGCGCACGGTCGAGGACAGCCTGCGTCGCCTGCAGACCGATCGCATCGACCTCTACCAGATCCACATGCAGGACGTGGAGGTGCCCGAGGAAGAGACGCTGCGCGCGCTCGACGACCTCGTGCGCGCGGGCAAGGTGCTCTACCTCGGCTGCAGCAACTACGCGGCGTATCGCCTCGTCGAGAGCCTGTGGACGAGCGACGCGCGGCGGCTCGAGCGCTTCGTGTCGCTGCAGGCGCAGTACTCGCTCCTCGTGCGTGATCTCGAGCGCGAGCACGTGCCGCTCTGCGAGAAGTTCGGCCTCGGGATCCTGCCGTGGTCGCCGCTCGCCGGAGGGTTCCTGAGCGGCAAGTACGAGCGCGGTCAGGGCGCCGGCGAGGGCTCGCGGTTCGCGTCGTCGCGCTGGACCTCGAACCTCGCGCGCTACGACAACGATCGAGGGTGGCGCACCGTCGACGCGGTGAAGCAGATCGCGCGCGAGCTCGGCACGACGCCGACCGCGGTGTCGCTCGCGTGGCTCCTCGCGAAGCCCGCGGTCACGTCGGTGATCTTCGGCGCGCGCACGATCGATCAGCTGAAGGGCAACCTCGCTGCGAGCGGGCTCCGGCTGCCCGCCGACGCGATCAAGACGCTCGACGACGCGAGCGCGTTCGAGCTCGGCTACCCGTACGACTTCGCGCAGCGCATCCAGGGTCGCTGGTGA
- a CDS encoding zinc-dependent peptidase, with translation MSDSAIDLGAAIGALLVGAALGLLLGLRFGPPVGIVIALVVAIALYLLKTRRTRRRRALARAPFPASMRAVLEERVEYYQRLSPDERRRFEDEVRFFLDEQTITGPRGAALDERLRVLVAASAVMVVFGRRGFRYPKLRDVVVYDEAFDEEYREGHAKHILGMVHGQGPILFSARALEHGFANTRDGLNVGVHEFAHVLDFDTGQADGVPSFMPWNSVTPWLSVMHDEAQRIERRRSILRGYATTNEAEFFAVATEAFFERPRAMRDKHPELYALLRDTFGQDPASSPTEAPRGDA, from the coding sequence ATGAGCGACTCCGCGATCGATCTCGGCGCTGCGATCGGCGCGCTGCTCGTCGGCGCCGCGCTCGGGCTGCTCCTCGGCCTGCGCTTCGGCCCACCCGTCGGGATCGTGATCGCGCTCGTGGTCGCGATCGCGCTCTACCTGCTCAAGACGCGCCGCACGCGACGCCGTCGCGCGCTCGCGCGCGCGCCGTTCCCCGCGTCGATGCGCGCGGTGCTCGAGGAGCGCGTCGAGTACTACCAGCGTCTCTCGCCGGACGAGCGACGCCGTTTCGAGGACGAGGTGCGCTTCTTCCTCGACGAGCAGACGATCACCGGACCGCGCGGCGCCGCGCTCGACGAGCGCCTGCGCGTGCTCGTCGCGGCCTCCGCGGTGATGGTCGTGTTCGGTCGTCGCGGCTTCCGCTATCCGAAGCTGCGCGACGTCGTCGTCTACGACGAGGCCTTCGACGAGGAGTACCGGGAGGGGCACGCCAAGCACATCCTCGGCATGGTGCACGGGCAGGGGCCGATCCTCTTCTCGGCGCGCGCGCTCGAGCACGGCTTCGCGAACACGCGCGACGGACTGAACGTCGGTGTGCACGAGTTCGCGCACGTCCTCGACTTCGACACCGGGCAAGCGGACGGAGTCCCGAGCTTCATGCCCTGGAACAGCGTCACGCCCTGGCTCTCGGTGATGCACGACGAGGCGCAGCGCATCGAGCGACGCCGATCCATCCTTCGGGGATACGCGACCACCAACGAAGCGGAGTTCTTCGCGGTCGCGACCGAAGCGTTCTTCGAACGACCGAGGGCGATGCGAGACAAGCACCCCGAGCTCTACGCGCTGCTGCGCGACACCTTCGGACAGGATCCCGCTTCGTCGCCGACCGAAGCGCCGCGAGGTGACGCGTGA